A window of Synechococcales cyanobacterium CNB contains these coding sequences:
- a CDS encoding aconitate hydratase: protein MPRNPFNSRSTLRTSAGEFVWYDLGALERAGLARIERMPYSVRVLLESVLRNVDGFIVTQDDVAGLAGYDASRVDPVEMPFMPGRVVLQDFTGVPCVVDLAAMRDAMKRLGGDPAQINPAVPCDLVIDHSVQVDDFGTRVALTINAQKEFERNNERYRFLKWGQESLSNFRVVPPATGIVHQVNLEYLAQGVLTRAQDDGATAVFPDSLVGTDSHTTMINGLGVLGWGVGGIEAEAVMLGQPVYMLTPEVIGFKLKGRLPEGATATDLVLTVTQMLREFGVVEKFVEFFGPGMAELSIPDRATIANMAPEYGATVGFFPVDQKTLDYLRFTGRDEATVELVEKYCKANRMFWTPGSPDPVFTAVLELDLSTIQPSLAGPRRPQDRVLLASMKAQWRKDLVDTFGKKAPGESVNLNEWAGEGGQSRGAPVNPEKAAQGNNHGEHGVRVTLTEASRPEKPGQEVTLRHGSVVIAAITSCTNTSNPDVMIAAGLVARKARALGLKRKPWVKTSLAPGSKVVTEYFDKANLTPDLDALGFQTVGYGCTTCIGNSGPLPPEIEEAVRKGDLVVASVLSGNRNFEGRVHPSVRANYLASPPLVVAYAIAGTVDLDLTREPLARTQDGRDVFLRDLWPTHAEVQDVKNACVAPDQFRSKYGAVFTGNDTWNKVPVSRSELYPWDAKSTYVQNPPFFEGMSESAPGATPIRRARVLAYLGDSVTTDHISPAGSIAENSPAGQYLLSLGVRKQDFNSYGARRGNDRVMTRGTFANVRVRNRIAAGQDGAIPEGGWTRDFTRGATLTDAPVCWIFDAAERYKAKNVPLVVLAGKDYGMGSSRDWAAKGAYLLGVRAVIAESFERIHRSNLVFMGVLPLVFKDGQSASSLSLRGDELFDIHLPDPIDPRCDVPVTATRPDGSVVSFTCRCRIDTPIEAEYYRNGGILHTVIRKKLNEARAGAGV from the coding sequence ATGCCACGCAACCCCTTCAACTCCCGCAGCACCCTCCGCACCTCGGCCGGCGAGTTCGTCTGGTACGACCTCGGCGCCCTCGAACGCGCCGGACTCGCGCGCATCGAACGGATGCCGTATTCCGTCCGCGTCCTGCTCGAATCCGTCCTCCGAAACGTGGACGGCTTCATCGTCACCCAGGACGACGTCGCCGGCCTCGCCGGGTACGACGCCTCTAGGGTCGATCCCGTCGAGATGCCCTTCATGCCGGGCCGCGTCGTTCTGCAGGACTTCACCGGCGTCCCCTGCGTCGTCGACCTCGCCGCCATGCGAGACGCCATGAAGCGACTCGGCGGGGACCCCGCCCAGATCAACCCCGCCGTACCCTGCGACCTCGTCATCGACCACTCCGTCCAGGTCGACGACTTCGGCACCCGCGTCGCCCTCACCATCAACGCCCAGAAGGAGTTCGAGCGAAACAACGAACGCTACCGCTTCCTCAAGTGGGGGCAGGAGTCACTCTCCAACTTCAGAGTCGTCCCGCCGGCCACCGGCATCGTCCACCAGGTCAACCTCGAGTATCTCGCGCAGGGCGTCCTCACACGCGCGCAGGACGACGGCGCCACCGCTGTCTTCCCGGATTCCCTCGTCGGCACCGACAGCCACACCACCATGATCAACGGCCTCGGCGTCCTCGGCTGGGGAGTCGGCGGCATCGAGGCCGAGGCCGTCATGCTCGGACAGCCTGTCTACATGCTCACCCCCGAGGTCATTGGCTTCAAACTCAAGGGGCGACTCCCCGAAGGCGCAACCGCCACCGACCTCGTCCTCACCGTCACCCAGATGCTCCGCGAGTTCGGCGTCGTCGAGAAGTTCGTCGAGTTCTTCGGCCCGGGCATGGCCGAACTCTCCATCCCCGACCGCGCCACCATCGCCAACATGGCGCCCGAGTACGGCGCTACCGTCGGCTTCTTCCCCGTTGACCAGAAAACCCTCGACTACCTCCGCTTCACCGGCCGCGACGAGGCGACCGTCGAACTCGTCGAGAAGTATTGCAAGGCCAACCGCATGTTCTGGACCCCCGGCTCGCCCGATCCGGTGTTCACCGCGGTCCTCGAACTCGACCTCTCCACCATCCAACCCTCTCTCGCCGGTCCGCGCCGTCCGCAGGATCGTGTCCTGCTCGCCTCCATGAAGGCCCAGTGGCGCAAGGACCTCGTGGACACCTTCGGCAAGAAGGCGCCCGGTGAAAGCGTCAACCTCAACGAGTGGGCCGGAGAGGGCGGCCAGTCCAGGGGCGCGCCCGTCAATCCCGAAAAGGCCGCCCAGGGCAACAACCACGGCGAGCACGGCGTCCGCGTCACCCTCACCGAAGCAAGCCGACCCGAGAAGCCCGGCCAGGAAGTCACCCTCCGCCACGGCTCCGTCGTCATCGCCGCCATCACCAGCTGCACCAACACCAGCAACCCCGACGTGATGATCGCCGCCGGACTCGTCGCGCGCAAGGCCCGCGCCCTCGGCCTCAAGCGCAAGCCGTGGGTCAAGACCAGCCTCGCCCCGGGCTCCAAGGTCGTCACCGAGTACTTCGACAAGGCCAACCTCACCCCGGACCTCGACGCTCTCGGATTCCAAACCGTCGGTTACGGCTGCACCACCTGCATCGGAAACTCCGGCCCCCTCCCCCCCGAGATCGAGGAAGCCGTCAGGAAGGGCGACCTCGTCGTTGCCAGTGTCCTCAGCGGCAACCGCAACTTCGAGGGCCGCGTCCACCCCTCGGTCCGCGCCAACTACCTCGCAAGCCCCCCCCTCGTCGTCGCCTACGCCATCGCCGGCACCGTCGATCTCGACCTCACGCGCGAGCCGCTCGCCCGTACCCAGGACGGCCGCGATGTCTTCCTCCGGGACCTCTGGCCCACGCACGCCGAGGTGCAGGACGTCAAGAACGCCTGCGTCGCCCCCGACCAGTTCCGATCGAAGTACGGCGCGGTCTTCACCGGCAACGACACCTGGAACAAGGTGCCCGTCAGCCGAAGCGAACTCTACCCGTGGGACGCGAAGTCCACCTACGTCCAGAACCCGCCCTTCTTCGAGGGCATGAGCGAGTCCGCACCGGGCGCGACCCCCATCCGCCGCGCCCGCGTGCTCGCCTACCTCGGCGACAGCGTGACCACGGATCACATCTCGCCCGCAGGCTCCATCGCCGAGAACTCACCCGCAGGACAGTACCTCCTCTCCCTCGGCGTGCGCAAGCAGGACTTCAACTCCTACGGCGCGCGCCGCGGCAACGACCGTGTCATGACCCGCGGCACTTTCGCCAACGTCCGCGTCCGAAACCGCATCGCAGCCGGGCAGGACGGCGCGATCCCGGAGGGCGGGTGGACCCGCGACTTCACCCGCGGCGCAACCCTCACCGACGCACCCGTCTGCTGGATCTTCGACGCCGCGGAACGCTACAAGGCCAAGAACGTCCCCCTCGTCGTCCTCGCGGGCAAGGACTACGGCATGGGCTCCAGCCGAGACTGGGCCGCCAAGGGCGCGTACCTCCTCGGCGTCCGCGCCGTCATCGCAGAGTCCTTCGAACGCATCCACCGCTCAAACCTCGTCTTCATGGGCGTCCTCCCGCTCGTCTTCAAGGACGGCCAGAGCGCATCCTCCCTCAGCCTCCGCGGCGACGAACTCTTCGACATCCACCTCCCCGACCCCATCGACCCGCGCTGCGACGTCCCCGTCACCGCCACGCGCCCCGACGGCTCCGTCGTCAGTTTCACCTGCCGATGCCGCATCGACACACCCATCGAAGCCGAGTACTACCGCAACGGCGGCATCCTCCACACCGTCATCCGCAAGAAACTCAACGAAGCAAGAGCCGGCGCGGGCGTCTAG
- a CDS encoding multidrug efflux SMR transporter, which produces MAWAMLFVAGLFEAGWAFTMKQSEGWTRLRPSLLTIALMIVSFYLLSRAMKDLPAGTAYAVWTGIGTVGVAALGVAFLKEPVTPARLLFIGLIVAGIVGLKVTNGK; this is translated from the coding sequence ATGGCGTGGGCGATGCTCTTCGTGGCGGGGCTGTTCGAGGCGGGGTGGGCGTTCACCATGAAGCAGTCGGAGGGTTGGACGCGGCTGCGGCCGAGCCTGCTCACCATCGCGCTGATGATCGTGAGTTTCTACCTGCTCTCGCGTGCGATGAAGGACCTGCCCGCGGGCACGGCGTACGCGGTGTGGACGGGGATCGGCACTGTCGGCGTGGCCGCGCTCGGCGTCGCGTTCCTGAAGGAGCCTGTCACGCCCGCTCGGCTTCTCTTCATCGGGCTGATCGTGGCGGGGATCGTGGGGCTGAAGGTGACAAATGGCAAATAG
- a CDS encoding aminotransferase class I/II-fold pyridoxal phosphate-dependent enzyme — MLVSSRGSAARRVTRVIDLRSDTITRPTAAMRRVMAEAPVGDDVFGDDPTVRLLEERFAGLFGKAAAVFVPSGTMANQLAIRAQTEPGDEVITHPESHVSLYESGAPAALSGVTLRYAEGPRGTFTAEEVRGCVRPRDAHYGPSALVAVENTHNRGGGRVWPLEQLRAVREECLRLGVRLHLDGARIWNAHVVSGVPLAEYGSLADTVSACFSKGLGAPVGSALAGDERTIARARRFRKMFGGGMRQAGILTAACLYALDHHVARLGEDHAKARALAERLARVPGVSVDPAEVETNLVYFGVDPRFGGADAVCARLGEAGVGVLSEGPHRIRAVTHLDVTADDVSRAGEVIANVLA; from the coding sequence ATGCTCGTCTCGAGCCGCGGGAGTGCGGCCCGGAGGGTGACGCGCGTGATCGATCTTCGCTCGGACACGATCACGCGGCCGACGGCGGCGATGCGCCGGGTGATGGCGGAGGCGCCGGTGGGCGACGACGTGTTCGGGGACGACCCGACGGTGCGCCTGCTGGAGGAGCGGTTCGCGGGGCTGTTCGGGAAGGCGGCGGCAGTGTTCGTACCGTCCGGGACGATGGCGAACCAGCTGGCGATCCGCGCGCAGACGGAGCCGGGTGACGAGGTGATCACGCACCCGGAGAGCCACGTGTCGCTGTACGAGAGCGGCGCGCCGGCCGCACTGTCGGGTGTGACGTTGCGCTATGCGGAAGGGCCACGGGGAACCTTCACCGCGGAGGAGGTGCGGGGGTGCGTGAGGCCGCGGGACGCGCACTACGGACCGTCCGCGCTGGTGGCGGTGGAGAACACGCACAACCGGGGCGGGGGCCGGGTGTGGCCGTTGGAGCAACTGCGAGCGGTGCGGGAGGAGTGTCTGAGGCTGGGCGTGCGTCTGCACCTTGACGGGGCGCGGATCTGGAATGCGCACGTGGTGTCCGGCGTACCGCTGGCGGAGTACGGGTCGCTGGCGGACACGGTGTCGGCCTGCTTCAGCAAAGGCCTCGGCGCGCCGGTGGGCAGCGCACTGGCGGGCGATGAGCGGACGATCGCGCGGGCGCGACGGTTCCGCAAGATGTTCGGGGGGGGGATGCGGCAGGCGGGGATTCTGACGGCGGCGTGCCTGTATGCGCTGGATCATCACGTGGCGCGGCTGGGGGAGGACCACGCGAAAGCGCGCGCGCTGGCGGAGCGGCTGGCGCGGGTTCCGGGGGTGTCGGTCGATCCGGCGGAGGTGGAGACGAATCTCGTGTATTTCGGGGTCGATCCGCGATTCGGCGGGGCGGATGCGGTGTGCGCGCGGCTCGGGGAGGCGGGGGTGGGCGTGCTGTCGGAGGGGCCGCACAGGATTCGTGCCGTAACGCACTTGGACGTGACGGCGGATGATGTCTCGCGGGCGGGCGAGGTGATCGCGAACGTGCTGGCCTGA
- the bamD gene encoding outer membrane protein assembly factor BamD produces MSHRPPAALARRRHPDGQGLSLTCLASRSLLLHRSRVSFLPMRPCAPHHRFAACFTLCLACASVVAQQSTYELDESGDWVRTRAPDPDSDEGRIAEARRLLAAGDTKAARAIAARWLNDNQRSDSPWLAEAYLLRGDALTAAGDEYKALYDYEMVINSFPGSGAFAAAVERELEIGTRYLHGLKRKVFGLRIDSGKTIGVELLMRVQERLPGSAIAERAALELADYFYRERELEMAAEMYGIFLTNYPQSQHRRKAMLRRIYANLGRFKGPEYDGTGLVEARALIEDFRAAYPADAEDGGITEALLARIDESAAAERLAAARWYLARGDGVSARMSLKRLARRHPHTVAATRAIAVLEQYGWLEPADLEAGAPDLPYYDDEPAEANPPAEGDQP; encoded by the coding sequence ATGAGCCACCGACCCCCGGCCGCTCTGGCCCGTCGCCGGCACCCCGACGGGCAGGGCTTGTCCCTCACCTGCCTCGCTTCTCGCAGCCTCCTCCTCCACCGATCCCGGGTATCCTTCCTGCCCATGCGTCCGTGCGCCCCGCACCACCGCTTCGCGGCCTGCTTCACGCTCTGCCTTGCGTGCGCGTCGGTGGTTGCCCAGCAATCCACCTACGAACTCGACGAATCCGGCGACTGGGTCCGCACCCGCGCTCCGGACCCCGACTCCGACGAGGGCCGAATCGCGGAGGCACGACGCCTCCTCGCCGCCGGCGACACCAAGGCAGCCCGTGCCATCGCCGCAAGGTGGCTGAACGACAACCAGCGCTCCGACAGCCCTTGGCTCGCCGAGGCCTACCTCCTCCGCGGCGACGCCCTCACCGCGGCCGGCGATGAGTACAAGGCCCTTTACGACTACGAGATGGTCATCAACTCCTTTCCCGGTTCCGGCGCGTTCGCCGCCGCCGTCGAACGAGAACTCGAGATCGGCACACGCTACCTCCACGGCCTGAAGCGCAAGGTCTTCGGCCTCCGTATCGACAGCGGCAAGACCATCGGCGTCGAACTCCTCATGCGCGTCCAGGAGCGCCTCCCCGGCAGTGCGATCGCCGAACGCGCCGCTCTCGAACTCGCCGACTACTTCTACCGCGAACGCGAGCTCGAAATGGCCGCCGAGATGTACGGCATCTTCCTCACCAACTACCCCCAGAGCCAGCACCGGCGCAAGGCCATGCTCCGGCGCATCTACGCCAACCTCGGCCGCTTCAAGGGGCCGGAGTACGACGGCACCGGACTCGTCGAGGCGCGCGCCCTCATCGAAGACTTCCGCGCCGCCTACCCCGCCGATGCCGAGGATGGCGGCATCACCGAGGCCCTCCTCGCACGCATCGACGAGTCCGCCGCCGCCGAACGGCTCGCCGCCGCACGCTGGTACCTCGCCAGGGGCGACGGCGTCAGCGCGCGCATGTCCCTCAAACGCCTCGCGCGACGCCACCCGCACACCGTCGCCGCGACACGCGCCATCGCCGTCCTCGAACAGTACGGCTGGCTTGAACCCGCCGACCTCGAAGCCGGCGCGCCAGACCTTCCGTACTACGACGACGAGCCTGCCGAAGCGAATCCCCCGGCGGAGGGCGATCAGCCGTGA
- a CDS encoding DinB family protein, whose product MHPEARALIASWWDEVLTEGHWAAPWRASIDGLTAEQAAWSPAPGRHSIWQIVLHMVFWREAALRRARTGERTTPDERARLNFPEITDRSESAWAEARQRLDDTHARVAGALRDPDPANDVLAEFLPHDAYHFGQINYLRAMQGILTVE is encoded by the coding sequence ATGCACCCCGAAGCCCGCGCTCTCATCGCCTCCTGGTGGGACGAAGTCCTGACCGAAGGCCACTGGGCCGCGCCGTGGCGTGCCTCGATCGACGGCCTCACCGCCGAGCAGGCCGCCTGGTCCCCCGCGCCGGGCCGCCACTCGATCTGGCAGATCGTCCTGCACATGGTCTTCTGGCGCGAGGCTGCGCTCCGCCGCGCCCGCACCGGCGAACGCACCACGCCCGATGAGCGCGCCCGCCTCAACTTCCCCGAGATCACCGACCGCTCCGAATCCGCCTGGGCCGAGGCTCGGCAACGCCTCGACGACACGCACGCCCGCGTCGCCGGCGCCCTTCGCGACCCCGATCCCGCCAACGATGTTCTCGCCGAGTTCCTCCCTCACGACGCCTACCACTTCGGCCAGATCAACTACCTGCGCGCGATGCAGGGCATCCTGACCGTCGAGTGA
- the hflB gene encoding ATP-dependent zinc metalloprotease FtsH: MNHRPLLSEEVLGDLAQMRPDPPSDRAQAPNPLSHPMAQQGGGHDDRSRDQKSGGPSGPGKPTGTQPSRGLFGLVSLLLIAVLLFMFLNSPGGGQQITLAQFETHWADGQIVEDSVVIRSNAVTARQKPGPDSRSETALSVPFNAATGETVTKRVLEITDNRARIQQPSAFMPFLLTFGPLVLILLLIWFFVIRGLRNAGAGPGGMLGSFGKSRHRVMNKEMTGVTFADVAGIDEAKEEVAEIIEFLRNPRKFTKLGGRIPRGVLLIGEPGCGKTLLAKAIAGEADVPFFSISGSDFVEMFVGVGASRVRDLFKSAKESAPCIIFLDEIDAVGRKRGSGFSHGGHDEREQTLNAILVEMDGFTPVDGVIVIAATNRPDVLDPALIRPGRFDRQIVVPLPDVKGRLEILRVHAKKVKLGPDVDLERLARMTPMFSGADLAAIINEAAIAATMHNKDFIEQEDLEEARDKVKFGRARKSRVREAEENRATAYHEAGHAVLQALLKDADPLHKVTIIPRGQALGATFSLPEKDRLGYSLRYLKATMRVACGGRIAEQRAVGDVSSGAAMDISQVTRLARVMVEEWGMSERLGFVRYGADDRRESFFPERGYSEETARIIDDEVRRLVDEAYSDAERMLNENWDKVEAVAQALLKHETLSGDEVHRLMRGESLGRSTTADLLAAEARKRAPGDRPAPDPRTDTEGDAPPGLLPTPA; encoded by the coding sequence GTGAACCACCGACCGCTCCTGTCCGAAGAAGTCCTCGGAGACCTCGCCCAGATGCGTCCAGACCCGCCATCAGACCGCGCACAGGCGCCAAACCCGCTGAGCCACCCCATGGCCCAGCAGGGCGGCGGCCACGATGACCGTTCGCGCGATCAGAAGTCCGGCGGCCCTTCAGGCCCCGGCAAGCCTACCGGCACCCAGCCCAGCCGGGGCCTTTTCGGCCTCGTCTCCCTCCTCCTCATCGCTGTCCTCCTCTTCATGTTCCTCAACTCCCCCGGCGGCGGGCAGCAGATCACGCTCGCCCAGTTCGAGACCCACTGGGCCGACGGACAGATCGTCGAGGACAGCGTCGTCATCCGAAGCAACGCCGTCACCGCTCGACAGAAGCCCGGCCCCGACAGCCGTTCAGAGACCGCCCTCTCAGTCCCCTTCAACGCCGCCACCGGCGAGACCGTCACCAAACGCGTCCTCGAAATCACCGACAACCGCGCCAGAATCCAACAGCCTTCCGCATTCATGCCCTTTCTCCTCACCTTCGGCCCGCTCGTCCTCATCCTCCTTCTCATCTGGTTCTTCGTCATCCGCGGCCTCCGAAACGCCGGCGCAGGCCCCGGCGGGATGCTCGGCTCCTTCGGCAAGAGCCGACACCGCGTCATGAACAAGGAGATGACCGGCGTCACCTTCGCCGATGTCGCAGGCATCGACGAGGCCAAGGAAGAAGTCGCCGAGATCATCGAGTTCCTCCGCAACCCCCGCAAGTTCACCAAGCTCGGCGGGCGAATCCCACGCGGCGTCCTCCTCATCGGCGAACCCGGCTGCGGCAAGACCCTCCTCGCCAAGGCCATCGCGGGCGAGGCCGACGTCCCCTTCTTCTCCATCTCAGGCTCCGACTTCGTCGAGATGTTCGTCGGCGTCGGCGCAAGCCGCGTCCGCGACCTCTTCAAGAGCGCCAAGGAAAGCGCCCCCTGCATCATCTTCCTCGACGAAATCGACGCCGTCGGCCGCAAGCGCGGCTCCGGCTTCTCGCACGGCGGACACGACGAACGCGAGCAGACCCTCAACGCCATCCTCGTCGAGATGGACGGCTTCACACCCGTTGATGGCGTCATCGTCATCGCCGCAACCAACCGCCCAGACGTCCTCGACCCCGCACTCATCCGCCCCGGCCGCTTCGACCGGCAGATCGTCGTCCCCCTCCCGGACGTCAAGGGACGACTCGAAATCCTCCGCGTCCACGCCAAGAAAGTGAAACTCGGCCCAGACGTCGATCTCGAACGCCTCGCCCGCATGACCCCCATGTTCAGCGGCGCGGACCTCGCGGCCATCATCAACGAGGCCGCCATCGCCGCTACCATGCACAACAAGGACTTCATCGAGCAGGAAGACCTCGAAGAAGCCCGCGACAAGGTCAAGTTCGGCCGCGCCCGCAAGAGCCGCGTCCGCGAGGCGGAGGAGAACCGCGCCACCGCATACCACGAGGCCGGGCACGCCGTCCTCCAGGCCCTCCTCAAGGACGCCGACCCGCTCCACAAGGTCACCATCATCCCACGAGGGCAGGCCCTCGGCGCCACCTTCAGCCTCCCCGAGAAGGACCGCCTCGGCTACAGCCTGCGCTATCTCAAGGCCACCATGCGCGTTGCCTGCGGAGGCCGAATTGCCGAGCAACGCGCCGTCGGCGACGTCTCCTCCGGCGCGGCCATGGACATCTCGCAGGTCACCCGCCTCGCCCGCGTCATGGTCGAGGAGTGGGGCATGAGCGAACGCCTCGGCTTCGTCCGCTACGGCGCGGACGACCGCCGAGAGTCCTTCTTCCCCGAGCGCGGCTACTCAGAGGAAACCGCTCGCATCATCGACGACGAAGTCCGTCGCCTCGTCGACGAGGCCTACAGCGATGCCGAGCGAATGCTCAACGAAAACTGGGACAAGGTCGAGGCCGTCGCCCAGGCTCTCCTCAAGCACGAGACCCTCTCCGGCGACGAGGTGCATCGCCTCATGCGCGGCGAATCACTCGGCCGCTCGACCACCGCAGACCTCCTCGCCGCAGAAGCCCGCAAGCGTGCGCCAGGCGACCGCCCTGCCCCAGACCCGCGCACCGATACCGAAGGAGACGCCCCCCCCGGCCTCCTTCCGACTCCCGCATAA
- a CDS encoding DUF1080 domain-containing protein, which produces MSGMLSHAVASRVYARGSRRREEPAMKPVTLAVLVAAACTPVIAQPAAVGPAETLLTGAEGMKHWRGYRKDSFPASGWTLSEGVLTHAVGGGGGDIITREQFGDFDLVLQYRVAPRANSGIIYRVVERGDYTWQTGPEFQVLDDHGHNLAGNHPHSAGALYDLFTPAEGKLSKPAGEWNDARVVIRNGVIQHWLNGVKVVEVRAFNDDGSPTAEWAGAIKRSKFAQMQGFGVQPRGHVALQDHGDEVSFRNVRVRDLGARMPGEVALFNGRNLDGWTVVGTEADSGTWTVRDGVLLCTGDPAGYIRTNEAYTNFILRVEWRWDPETRQTGNSGVLVRVVGEDKVWPRSVEAQLHAGNAGDFICIGGTEVVGDPARTSGRRIVKSHAAERPAGEWNEYEIVVNGGEITLIVNGETLNHATGAEVVAGTIALQSEGTPIQFRNVRLVRLD; this is translated from the coding sequence ATGTCTGGTATGCTTTCTCACGCTGTCGCCTCGCGGGTGTACGCCCGCGGGTCGCGCCGCCGAGAGGAGCCTGCCATGAAGCCTGTAACGCTCGCCGTTCTTGTCGCCGCGGCCTGCACGCCCGTGATCGCGCAGCCGGCCGCGGTTGGTCCCGCTGAGACGCTGCTGACGGGGGCGGAGGGGATGAAGCACTGGCGCGGGTACAGGAAGGACTCGTTCCCGGCGTCGGGGTGGACGCTGAGCGAGGGCGTGCTGACGCACGCGGTCGGCGGCGGCGGGGGCGACATCATCACACGCGAGCAGTTCGGGGACTTCGATCTCGTGTTGCAGTACCGTGTCGCGCCGCGGGCGAACAGCGGGATCATCTACCGGGTCGTGGAGCGCGGCGACTATACATGGCAGACGGGGCCGGAGTTCCAGGTGCTGGACGATCACGGGCACAACCTCGCGGGGAACCACCCGCACTCGGCGGGCGCGCTCTACGACCTGTTCACACCGGCGGAGGGGAAGCTGTCGAAGCCCGCGGGCGAGTGGAACGACGCGAGGGTGGTGATCCGCAACGGGGTGATCCAGCACTGGCTGAACGGGGTGAAGGTCGTCGAGGTCCGGGCGTTCAACGATGACGGGTCGCCCACCGCCGAGTGGGCCGGCGCGATCAAGCGGAGCAAGTTCGCGCAGATGCAGGGGTTCGGTGTCCAGCCGCGCGGGCACGTCGCGCTGCAGGACCACGGGGACGAGGTCTCGTTCCGGAACGTTCGGGTGCGTGATCTCGGCGCGCGGATGCCCGGGGAGGTTGCGCTCTTCAACGGTCGGAATCTCGACGGGTGGACGGTGGTCGGGACAGAGGCCGACAGTGGGACGTGGACAGTGCGCGACGGCGTGCTGCTCTGCACCGGCGATCCGGCCGGGTACATTCGCACGAACGAGGCGTATACGAACTTCATCCTGCGGGTCGAGTGGCGGTGGGATCCGGAGACCAGGCAGACCGGGAACAGCGGGGTGCTGGTCCGCGTCGTCGGTGAGGACAAGGTCTGGCCGCGTTCGGTCGAGGCCCAGTTGCACGCCGGGAACGCGGGCGACTTCATCTGCATCGGGGGGACGGAGGTCGTGGGTGATCCCGCGCGGACGAGCGGGCGTCGGATCGTGAAATCCCACGCCGCGGAGAGGCCCGCGGGCGAGTGGAACGAGTACGAGATCGTCGTCAACGGTGGCGAGATCACGCTGATCGTGAACGGTGAGACCCTCAATCACGCGACCGGTGCGGAGGTCGTGGCCGGGACGATCGCGCTGCAGTCGGAGGGGACGCCGATCCAGTTCAGGAACGTGAGGCTGGTGAGGTTGGATTGA
- the corA gene encoding magnesium/cobalt transporter CorA — protein sequence MTRLPLRLRARVRRLKRPPRGSPPGLIQAQPDAPRPSLRVMRYTEQSLDESRPASPDAPTPTHEAKVTWLNVDGLGDAAVIQRIGEAYTLHPLALEDTVNVHQRPKVEEYTDVLYLVVRMPRESSPGGALDTEQLSIFLGRSFVITFQEHEGDCLEPVRERIRRGQTRVRRSGPDFLAYAVIDAVLDAYFPLLEAFDDHLERLAEEAATKPSEQTIVRLQQVKHDLLTIRRAIWPLRDALTQLYRGEHELIRPETRPFIRDAADHAFQIMDLVETQREIAASLVDLYLSTINVRMGEAMRLLTIIATIFIPLTFVVGIYGMNFDPEASPWNMPELRWRFGYPVVMLAMAAIAVAMIVWFARMGWLPKRPPKRRRDQSPH from the coding sequence ATGACCCGGCTCCCGCTCAGGCTCCGCGCCCGTGTCCGTCGCCTCAAGCGCCCTCCTCGCGGCTCGCCGCCCGGCCTCATCCAGGCCCAGCCCGATGCGCCGCGACCGAGCCTTCGCGTCATGCGCTACACCGAGCAGAGCCTCGACGAGAGCAGGCCCGCCTCGCCCGACGCCCCCACGCCGACTCACGAAGCGAAGGTGACCTGGCTGAACGTCGACGGCCTCGGCGACGCCGCCGTCATCCAGCGCATCGGCGAGGCCTACACCCTCCACCCCCTCGCGCTCGAAGACACCGTCAACGTCCACCAGCGACCGAAAGTCGAGGAATACACGGACGTGCTCTACCTCGTCGTCCGCATGCCGCGCGAAAGCAGCCCGGGCGGCGCGCTCGACACCGAGCAACTCTCCATCTTCCTCGGCCGCTCCTTCGTCATCACCTTCCAGGAGCACGAGGGCGACTGCCTCGAACCCGTCCGCGAACGCATCCGCCGCGGCCAGACCCGCGTCCGACGCTCCGGACCCGACTTTCTCGCGTATGCCGTCATCGACGCCGTCCTCGACGCCTACTTCCCCCTCCTCGAAGCCTTCGACGATCATCTCGAACGGCTGGCGGAAGAAGCCGCGACGAAGCCCTCCGAGCAGACCATCGTGCGCCTCCAGCAGGTCAAGCACGACCTGCTCACCATCCGCCGCGCCATCTGGCCGCTGCGCGACGCGCTCACCCAGCTCTACCGAGGCGAGCACGAGCTTATCCGACCGGAAACCAGACCCTTCATCCGCGACGCCGCCGACCACGCCTTCCAGATCATGGACCTCGTCGAGACGCAGCGCGAGATCGCCGCGAGCCTCGTGGACCTCTACCTCTCCACCATCAACGTTCGCATGGGCGAGGCCATGCGACTCCTCACCATCATCGCCACCATCTTCATCCCGCTCACCTTCGTCGTCGGCATCTACGGCATGAACTTCGACCCCGAAGCCTCGCCCTGGAACATGCCCGAACTTCGCTGGCGGTTCGGCTACCCCGTCGTCATGCTCGCCATGGCCGCCATCGCCGTCGCCATGATCGTCTGGTTCGCACGAATGGGCTGGCTCCCGAAACGCCCCCCGAAGCGCCGCCGCGATCAATCACCACACTGA